Proteins co-encoded in one Desulfovibrio sp. Huiquan2017 genomic window:
- a CDS encoding glycosyltransferase: MHQISIVVPSYNHAGYIEACLDSVYFQDYGNMEIIIVDDCSTDGSPEVIERWLAGVASDKTSHVVDLDAETGRLIRAECPRYGKKRDIVFLRNKRNIGSTATYNRGFRAARGEYCSFVVSDDICHPQLFSTLAAPLAEGLADFAYADMFIVDDAMRILREFRLPDYDFEASFCRWYLCGVATLYRRELHERFGYYDETSKADDHECYLRFAMNGARFMHVPKTLYSVRDHQGRAEGLHEPDRFNALLEASRELTLKARKWLAESRNGQEAAVGGPVLQNHSHGE; the protein is encoded by the coding sequence ATGCATCAGATTTCCATCGTCGTTCCAAGCTACAACCACGCCGGATACATCGAGGCGTGCCTGGATTCGGTCTACTTCCAGGACTACGGGAACATGGAGATCATCATTGTGGACGACTGCTCGACCGACGGGTCCCCCGAGGTCATCGAGCGGTGGCTTGCGGGCGTGGCCTCGGACAAGACATCCCATGTCGTGGACCTGGACGCCGAAACCGGGCGGCTGATCCGCGCCGAATGTCCCCGATACGGGAAAAAACGGGACATCGTCTTCCTGCGCAACAAACGGAATATCGGTTCGACCGCGACCTACAACCGGGGCTTCCGCGCCGCCCGGGGCGAATACTGCTCCTTCGTGGTCTCGGACGACATCTGCCACCCTCAGCTCTTTTCCACCCTGGCGGCCCCCCTGGCGGAAGGCCTGGCCGACTTCGCCTACGCCGACATGTTCATCGTGGACGACGCCATGCGCATCCTTCGCGAATTCCGGCTCCCGGACTACGATTTCGAGGCCAGCTTCTGCCGTTGGTACCTGTGCGGGGTCGCCACCCTGTACCGCCGGGAACTGCACGAGCGGTTCGGCTATTACGATGAAACATCCAAGGCGGACGACCATGAATGCTACCTCAGGTTCGCCATGAACGGCGCGCGGTTCATGCACGTTCCCAAGACGCTCTACAGCGTGCGCGACCATCAGGGGCGGGCCGAGGGCCTGCACGAGCCGGACCGCTTCAACGCCCTGCTCGAAGCGTCCCGGGAGCTGACGCTGAAAGCCAGAAAATGGCTTGCGGAATCCCGGAACGGCCAGGAGGCGGCGGTCGGCGGTCCTGTTTTACAAAATCATTCACATGGTGAATAA
- a CDS encoding radical SAM protein — translation MRFAHPEPAPASARIWPVFLPFAGCPHRCVFCAQDKQTGRDGADLAAVRRELENDLEGARRQGRGPYELAFYGGTFTALPAPWPETFLALAARFRAAGLITRVRCSTRPDCVAPDLLARLLDQGLDMVELGIQSFDDTALRASGRGYVGAAALAACDMVRAAGLALGVQLLPGLPGDRPGLFQRDVRTAAMLGPETARLYPCMVVRGTPLAELWERGGYVPWSTDRAVRELAEALPVLWTQGVRVIRLGLAPEPTLDDNVLAGLRHPALGQSARARALLEVVRTKVRELGVPPRSLAVPRRYSGEFYGHIRELAADYFALGLPEGAVSFIDGPEFILEG, via the coding sequence ATGCGTTTTGCCCATCCCGAACCCGCGCCCGCGTCCGCCCGCATCTGGCCGGTCTTCCTGCCCTTTGCCGGGTGCCCGCACCGTTGCGTATTTTGCGCCCAGGACAAGCAGACCGGGCGGGACGGCGCGGATCTGGCCGCAGTGCGACGGGAGTTGGAAAACGATCTGGAAGGCGCGCGAAGGCAGGGACGCGGTCCCTACGAACTGGCCTTTTACGGGGGCACGTTTACGGCCTTGCCCGCGCCGTGGCCCGAGACCTTTCTCGCCCTGGCCGCCCGTTTCCGCGCGGCGGGTTTGATCACCCGGGTGCGCTGCTCCACACGGCCGGACTGCGTGGCCCCGGACCTCCTGGCCCGCCTTTTGGACCAGGGGCTGGACATGGTCGAGCTGGGCATCCAATCTTTTGACGACACGGCCTTGCGCGCCTCGGGGCGGGGGTATGTGGGAGCGGCCGCCCTGGCTGCTTGCGACATGGTGCGCGCCGCCGGGCTCGCCCTGGGCGTCCAGCTTTTGCCCGGACTGCCCGGCGATCGGCCCGGCCTGTTTCAGCGGGATGTGCGCACGGCCGCCATGCTCGGACCCGAGACGGCCCGGCTCTACCCCTGCATGGTCGTCCGGGGCACGCCCCTGGCCGAGTTGTGGGAGCGGGGCGGGTATGTTCCGTGGAGCACGGACCGCGCCGTGCGTGAACTGGCCGAGGCTCTGCCCGTGCTCTGGACCCAGGGCGTCCGGGTCATCCGCCTGGGTCTGGCCCCGGAACCGACCTTGGACGACAACGTCCTGGCCGGGCTGCGCCATCCGGCCCTGGGACAGTCCGCCCGCGCCCGGGCCCTGTTGGAGGTTGTCCGGACCAAGGTCCGGGAACTGGGCGTCCCGCCCCGATCCCTGGCTGTGCCGCGCCGGTACTCGGGTGAATTCTACGGCCACATCCGGGAGCTGGCCGCTGATTATTTCGCGCTCGGCCTGCCCGAGGGCGCGGTTTCCTTCATCGACGGGCCGGAGTTTATTCTGGAGGGATGA
- a CDS encoding amidohydrolase family protein, protein MVELVRAARAATMVPGAPVINDAAILVDQGVIKEVGTFTALSGAHSGHIHDLGDILLCPGLVNAHSHLELAHLKGKCPSGQGFVAWVEDLMGQPIFDLEPDQLDSAVRELKQTGTVMVGDIATRFAKEMAGMLEASGLFFAVFCEAIGETVPKKTFIPSGEFESGFMSVAGHALYTTHRDVLRAAKAETRDKGLPFSLHLAEHDEEVAIMMSAPSRFLDLLQARGRLLDFEPPGKSPVRQAADLGLLDETTLAVHCVKVGDDDIQTVRASGATVCLCPRSNEFIGVGRAPWEKWFASGTPLCLGTDSLASNTDLDLWNEALYLKENFNGELALMDLLAMVTRNPARILGAGEILGTLEPGKAAAFAQVPESLQALF, encoded by the coding sequence ATGGTTGAACTCGTTCGCGCGGCCAGAGCCGCGACCATGGTACCTGGTGCGCCCGTCATCAACGATGCGGCCATCCTCGTCGATCAGGGAGTTATCAAGGAGGTCGGCACCTTCACCGCCCTTTCCGGAGCCCATTCCGGCCACATTCACGACCTTGGGGACATCCTCCTCTGCCCCGGCCTGGTCAATGCCCATTCCCATCTCGAATTGGCGCATCTCAAGGGCAAGTGCCCGTCCGGCCAGGGCTTCGTCGCCTGGGTGGAAGATCTGATGGGCCAGCCCATTTTCGACCTTGAACCGGACCAACTCGACAGCGCCGTGCGGGAACTTAAACAGACCGGCACCGTCATGGTCGGGGATATCGCCACCCGCTTCGCCAAGGAAATGGCCGGAATGCTCGAAGCATCCGGCCTTTTTTTCGCGGTCTTCTGCGAGGCCATCGGCGAGACCGTGCCCAAGAAGACCTTTATTCCGTCCGGCGAGTTCGAATCGGGCTTTATGTCCGTGGCCGGGCACGCCCTGTACACCACCCACCGGGACGTGCTCCGGGCGGCCAAGGCCGAGACCCGCGACAAGGGGTTGCCCTTTTCCCTGCACCTGGCCGAGCACGACGAAGAGGTGGCCATCATGATGTCCGCGCCGAGCCGGTTCCTGGATCTGCTCCAGGCGCGCGGACGGCTGCTCGATTTCGAGCCGCCGGGCAAGAGCCCGGTGCGGCAGGCCGCGGACCTGGGGTTGCTCGACGAGACCACCCTGGCCGTGCACTGCGTCAAGGTCGGGGACGACGACATCCAAACCGTGCGCGCCTCGGGGGCCACGGTCTGCCTGTGCCCGCGTTCCAACGAGTTTATCGGCGTGGGCCGCGCCCCGTGGGAAAAATGGTTCGCCTCGGGGACACCGCTCTGCCTGGGCACGGACTCCCTGGCCTCGAACACCGATCTCGACCTGTGGAACGAGGCCCTGTACCTCAAGGAAAATTTCAACGGCGAGCTGGCGCTCATGGACCTGCTCGCCATGGTGACCCGCAACCCGGCGCGCATCCTGGGCGCGGGTGAAATCCTCGGCACGCTGGAGCCGGGCAAGGCCGCGGCCTTCGCCCAGGTTCCCGAGTCCCTTCAAGCGCTATTTTAG
- a CDS encoding aspartate carbamoyltransferase catalytic subunit, with the protein MKWLHKDLLDVSQLSPAEVMAIFETAGRFQELQERPVKKVPTLKGRSVVLFFAEPSTRTKTSFDVAGKRLSADTFSLAKSSSSLTKGESLKDTALTLQAMAPDAIVIRHWSSGAARFLADRLDCSVINAGDGRHAHPTQALLDAFTLYQEWGGVAGKTILILGDIAHSRVARSNVILLTRLGAKVRLCGPRTLLPPALKTWPVTVHSDLNEAVKGVDAVMCLRLQLERQKDGLLPDLREYSRTYGMGMKQVDLANPDVRILHPGPLNRGVEISSELADADNSLILDQVASGVVVRMALLFLYMTRKGEE; encoded by the coding sequence ATGAAATGGTTACACAAGGACCTGTTGGATGTGTCCCAGCTTTCTCCGGCGGAGGTCATGGCGATCTTCGAGACAGCGGGACGATTCCAGGAATTGCAGGAGCGGCCGGTCAAGAAAGTGCCGACCCTCAAAGGCCGCAGCGTGGTGCTGTTCTTCGCCGAGCCGAGCACGCGCACCAAGACGAGTTTCGACGTGGCCGGGAAACGGCTGTCCGCCGATACTTTTTCCCTGGCCAAGAGCTCGTCCAGCCTGACCAAGGGTGAATCCCTCAAGGACACCGCCCTGACTCTTCAGGCCATGGCACCGGACGCCATCGTCATTCGTCATTGGAGCTCCGGCGCGGCCCGGTTTCTGGCCGACAGGCTGGACTGTTCGGTCATCAATGCGGGCGACGGGCGCCACGCCCACCCCACTCAGGCCTTGCTCGACGCCTTCACCCTGTACCAGGAGTGGGGCGGGGTGGCCGGCAAGACCATCCTTATCCTCGGCGATATCGCCCATAGCCGCGTGGCCCGGTCCAACGTCATCCTGTTGACCCGGCTCGGGGCCAAGGTTCGCCTGTGCGGCCCGCGCACCCTGCTGCCTCCGGCGCTCAAGACCTGGCCGGTCACGGTCCACTCCGACCTGAACGAGGCGGTCAAGGGCGTGGACGCGGTCATGTGTCTGCGCCTCCAGCTCGAACGCCAGAAGGACGGGCTGCTGCCCGATCTGCGCGAATACTCCCGAACCTACGGCATGGGCATGAAGCAGGTGGATCTGGCCAACCCGGACGTGCGCATCCTTCACCCCGGCCCGCTCAACCGGGGCGTGGAGATCAGCTCCGAGCTGGCCGATGCCGACAACTCTCTGATCCTCGACCAGGTCGCCAGCGGCGTGGTCGTGCGCATGGCCCTGTTGTTCCTGTACATGACCAGGAAGGGAGAGGAATAG
- a CDS encoding dihydroorotase produces MAKIDLIVRRAGLDGREVDVFVSEGKIVEVTAATESPDAGDALVEDARGLTLMPSLTDVHVHLREPGFEYKEDIESGLRAAALGGFSNIMCMANTNPVNDNGSVTEFMLEKARRHWPNGPRLFPIGALTKGLQGKELAPMAELARAGCAAFSNDGVPVESTKIFRLAVEYASDWDRVVIDHCEDPYLGVGAGINEGEVSSRLGLPGQPDVAEALQVARDVLLAEYLDLPIHLAHISCRKSVDLIRFAKARGVKITAETTPHYLTMTEAVLEAEGTEYDTAAKVNPPLRPEADRLAVIEALNDGTIDCLATDHAPHAGHEKETEFDVAPCGISGLDTALSVTWGLVRDGVLSREAFLRAWTTAPCGIFNLPVNTFAPGDPADFFLFDEAEEWVVGPRTLQSKGKNTPLMGSTLKGRVKTHFIAGKKIV; encoded by the coding sequence ATGGCCAAGATCGATTTGATAGTCAGGCGCGCCGGACTGGACGGAAGGGAAGTGGACGTGTTCGTGTCCGAGGGGAAGATCGTCGAGGTCACGGCCGCGACCGAATCGCCGGACGCGGGCGACGCCCTGGTGGAGGATGCCCGTGGGCTGACGCTCATGCCGTCCCTGACCGATGTACATGTACACTTGCGTGAGCCGGGTTTCGAATACAAGGAGGACATCGAGTCCGGGCTGCGGGCCGCGGCCCTGGGCGGGTTTTCGAACATCATGTGCATGGCCAACACCAATCCGGTCAACGACAACGGCTCGGTGACCGAATTCATGCTTGAAAAGGCCCGCCGGCACTGGCCCAACGGTCCGAGATTGTTCCCCATCGGCGCGCTGACCAAGGGGTTGCAGGGCAAGGAGCTGGCACCCATGGCCGAGCTGGCCCGGGCGGGGTGCGCGGCGTTCTCCAACGACGGCGTGCCGGTGGAGTCCACGAAGATTTTTCGCCTGGCCGTGGAATACGCCTCGGACTGGGACCGCGTGGTCATCGATCATTGCGAGGACCCGTATCTGGGCGTGGGCGCGGGCATCAACGAGGGCGAGGTGTCGAGCCGCCTCGGGCTGCCCGGCCAGCCCGACGTGGCCGAGGCGTTGCAGGTGGCCCGCGACGTTCTGCTGGCCGAGTACCTGGACCTGCCGATTCATCTGGCGCACATTTCCTGCCGCAAGTCCGTGGACCTCATCCGTTTCGCCAAGGCGCGCGGGGTGAAGATCACGGCCGAGACCACGCCGCATTACCTGACCATGACCGAGGCCGTTTTGGAAGCCGAAGGCACGGAATACGACACCGCGGCCAAGGTCAATCCACCACTTCGTCCCGAGGCGGACCGGCTGGCGGTGATCGAGGCCCTGAACGACGGGACCATTGACTGCCTGGCCACGGACCATGCGCCCCATGCGGGTCATGAGAAGGAAACCGAGTTCGACGTGGCTCCGTGCGGCATATCCGGTTTGGACACGGCCCTGTCTGTGACCTGGGGGCTGGTGCGCGACGGCGTGCTCTCCCGGGAGGCCTTCCTGCGCGCCTGGACCACGGCCCCATGCGGTATATTCAACCTGCCGGTGAATACCTTCGCGCCCGGCGATCCGGCGGACTTTTTCCTGTTCGACGAGGCCGAGGAATGGGTTGTCGGGCCTCGGACCCTGCAATCCAAGGGCAAAAATACGCCGCTCATGGGTTCCACGCTGAAAGGGCGGGTAAAAACCCATTTCATTGCGGGCAAAAAAATTGTATAA
- a CDS encoding HD domain-containing protein, protein MSQPFKDAVGFCKTIMRNGFDAYIINVRLQALTLDEIGSEQELDICTDAPFDELKKYFPNMEEAGDKGTLGTLAEGGTTYFFYPACTEESAYTDETIATMTPRLLKRLERRGDIPLSAVCPFIPKAKETYADFADFAEGQIRFKGIPDQALKKDYSLAYRAMRFAANFDKEIEANSWAAIVRSSRRVLDYVPMADFLDEWRKVEAEAMHKFFSLLFDSMLLHGLIPEIAALSRVSQIKNPEEGTEETVLAHTLDVMKAYPEELPYDWFGTVACLFHDIGKLYTAEYYDGRWNFLQHHRVGAKVARKVLKRLRFEEQDIDLICDLVQNHMRPHFMLTDKGIRRLRALDEYPRIMEMVRADIKARNGSWREFNHNLKMAERADIPDLELEPLLDGNRIMELAKLKPGPAIGKIRDQLLEAQVRDDVSTIEEAEDFVLDYVEEHRLY, encoded by the coding sequence ATGAGTCAGCCTTTCAAAGATGCTGTCGGCTTTTGCAAAACCATCATGCGCAACGGGTTTGACGCCTACATCATCAACGTCCGGCTCCAGGCGCTCACCCTGGACGAAATAGGCAGCGAACAGGAACTGGACATCTGCACCGATGCCCCGTTCGACGAACTGAAGAAGTATTTCCCCAACATGGAGGAAGCCGGCGACAAGGGCACCCTCGGCACTCTGGCCGAAGGGGGGACGACCTACTTCTTCTATCCCGCCTGCACCGAAGAGTCCGCCTACACCGACGAGACGATCGCCACCATGACTCCCCGGCTGCTGAAGCGGCTGGAACGGCGTGGCGACATCCCGTTGTCGGCCGTCTGCCCGTTCATCCCCAAGGCCAAAGAGACTTACGCGGACTTCGCGGACTTCGCCGAGGGCCAGATCCGCTTCAAGGGCATTCCGGACCAGGCCCTGAAGAAGGATTATTCCCTGGCCTACCGGGCCATGCGCTTCGCCGCCAACTTCGACAAGGAGATCGAGGCCAACTCCTGGGCGGCCATCGTGCGCAGCTCCCGCCGCGTGCTCGATTACGTGCCCATGGCCGATTTCCTGGACGAGTGGCGCAAGGTCGAAGCCGAGGCCATGCACAAGTTTTTCAGCCTGCTCTTCGATTCCATGCTGCTGCACGGGCTCATTCCCGAGATCGCGGCCCTGTCCCGCGTCTCTCAGATCAAAAATCCCGAGGAAGGGACCGAGGAGACCGTCCTGGCGCACACCCTGGACGTCATGAAGGCCTACCCCGAGGAATTGCCCTACGACTGGTTCGGCACCGTGGCCTGCCTGTTCCACGACATCGGCAAGCTCTACACCGCCGAGTACTACGACGGCCGCTGGAATTTCCTTCAGCACCATCGCGTGGGCGCGAAGGTCGCCCGCAAGGTCCTGAAACGGCTTCGTTTCGAGGAGCAGGATATCGACCTGATCTGCGATCTCGTCCAGAACCACATGCGCCCGCACTTCATGCTCACCGACAAGGGCATCCGGCGTCTGCGCGCCCTGGACGAATACCCGCGCATCATGGAGATGGTCCGGGCCGACATCAAGGCCCGCAACGGTTCCTGGCGCGAGTTCAACCACAATCTCAAGATGGCCGAACGCGCCGACATACCGGACCTGGAGCTCGAACCGCTGCTCGACGGCAACCGGATCATGGAGCTGGCCAAGCTCAAGCCCGGTCCGGCCATCGGCAAGATTCGCGACCAGCTGCTTGAGGCTCAGGTCCGCGACGATGTCTCGACCATCGAAGAGGCCGAGGATTTCGTCCTCGATTACGTCGAAGAACACCGCCTGTACTAA
- the folD gene encoding bifunctional methylenetetrahydrofolate dehydrogenase/methenyltetrahydrofolate cyclohydrolase FolD: MILLDGKETAATIRAEIREEVDKLKAKYGRKPGLAVVLVGEDPASQVYVRNKERACEDCSIRSIPHRLETASQLELEGLIHELNRDVSVDGILVQLPLPKGLDSQKILDLIDPDKDVDGFHPVNVGKMSLGLPGFKPCTPAGVINLLKRYGLDPACKKAVVIGRSNIVGKPLAMMLAQSGPCANATVTLCHSRTPDLKAECLEADYIFAAIGKPKFVTADMVKEGAVVVDVGINRTDEGLAGDCDFEGLKDKVHAITPVPGGVGPMTIAQLMVNTLQAFKMHVGAE, translated from the coding sequence ATGATCCTGCTAGACGGAAAGGAAACGGCCGCGACCATTCGCGCCGAAATCAGGGAAGAGGTGGACAAGCTCAAAGCCAAGTACGGACGCAAGCCCGGACTGGCCGTGGTGCTGGTGGGCGAGGACCCGGCCAGCCAGGTCTACGTGCGCAACAAGGAGCGCGCCTGCGAGGACTGCTCCATCCGCTCCATCCCCCACCGGCTCGAAACCGCCAGCCAGCTTGAACTGGAAGGACTCATCCACGAACTCAACCGCGACGTGTCCGTAGACGGCATCCTGGTCCAGTTGCCCCTGCCCAAGGGGCTCGACTCCCAGAAAATTCTCGACCTGATCGACCCGGACAAGGATGTGGACGGCTTCCACCCGGTCAACGTGGGCAAGATGTCGCTGGGCCTGCCCGGCTTCAAGCCGTGTACTCCGGCGGGCGTCATCAACCTGCTCAAGCGCTACGGCCTGGACCCGGCCTGCAAGAAGGCCGTGGTCATCGGCCGGTCCAACATCGTGGGCAAGCCCCTGGCCATGATGCTCGCCCAGAGCGGCCCCTGCGCCAACGCCACCGTGACCCTGTGCCACTCGCGCACCCCGGACCTCAAGGCGGAATGCCTGGAAGCGGACTACATCTTCGCGGCCATAGGCAAGCCCAAGTTCGTCACGGCCGACATGGTCAAGGAAGGCGCGGTGGTGGTGGATGTGGGCATCAACCGCACGGACGAGGGGTTGGCCGGAGACTGCGATTTCGAGGGGCTCAAGGACAAGGTCCACGCCATCACCCCGGTTCCCGGCGGCGTCGGCCCCATGACCATCGCCCAACTCATGGTCAACACCCTCCAGGCCTTCAAGATGCACGTGGGCGCCGAATAG
- the eno gene encoding phosphopyruvate hydratase: MSIITGVWAREILDSRGNPTVECEVVLESGDIGRAAVPSGASTGSREALELRDKEERYGGKGVLQAVENVRGEIAGAVIGMDAVRQVTLDNTLIDLDGTENKDRLGANAILGVSMAAARAAASFMGMPLYQYLGGTNAKLLPVPLMNIINGGQHAPNNLDIQEFMIMPVGAETFAEALRMGAEIFHNLKSILAKDKHVTSVGDEGGFAPNLKSHAEAFQYIIRACEAAGYEPGRDVGLAIDAAASEFYKDGKYVLAGEDKILTAAELIDFYDDLVSRFPLISIEDGLAEGDWDGWEVMTDKMGDRIQLVGDDIFVTNPDILAEGIDRGICNSILIKLNQIGTVTETLDTIELAKTAGYTNVVSHRSGETGDTFIADLAVAVNAGQIKTGSLCRSDRLEKYNQLLRIEEELDEDGVYYGPILAGSFFDE; this comes from the coding sequence ATGAGCATCATCACCGGCGTCTGGGCGCGAGAGATCCTGGACTCGCGCGGCAACCCCACAGTGGAGTGCGAAGTGGTTCTGGAATCCGGCGACATCGGTCGGGCGGCCGTGCCCTCGGGCGCATCCACCGGATCGCGTGAGGCGTTGGAGCTGCGCGACAAGGAAGAGCGTTACGGCGGCAAGGGCGTGCTCCAGGCCGTGGAGAACGTACGCGGCGAGATCGCGGGCGCGGTCATCGGCATGGACGCGGTGCGCCAGGTGACCCTGGACAACACGCTCATCGACCTCGACGGCACCGAGAACAAGGACCGGCTGGGGGCCAACGCCATCCTGGGCGTGTCCATGGCCGCAGCCAGGGCCGCGGCCAGCTTCATGGGCATGCCGCTGTACCAGTACCTGGGCGGGACCAACGCCAAACTGTTGCCCGTGCCGCTGATGAACATCATCAACGGCGGCCAGCATGCGCCCAACAACCTGGACATCCAGGAATTCATGATCATGCCCGTGGGCGCCGAGACCTTTGCCGAGGCACTGCGCATGGGCGCGGAAATCTTCCACAATCTGAAATCCATCCTGGCCAAGGACAAGCACGTCACCTCCGTGGGCGACGAGGGCGGCTTCGCCCCGAACCTGAAATCCCACGCCGAGGCGTTCCAGTACATCATCCGCGCCTGCGAGGCCGCGGGCTACGAGCCCGGCCGCGACGTGGGCCTGGCCATCGACGCGGCGGCCAGCGAGTTCTACAAGGACGGCAAGTACGTGCTGGCGGGCGAGGACAAGATCCTGACCGCCGCCGAACTCATCGACTTCTACGACGACCTGGTCTCCCGCTTCCCGCTGATCTCCATCGAGGACGGCCTGGCCGAGGGCGACTGGGACGGCTGGGAGGTCATGACCGACAAGATGGGCGACCGCATCCAGTTGGTGGGCGACGACATCTTCGTGACCAACCCGGACATCCTGGCCGAGGGCATTGATCGGGGCATCTGCAACTCCATCCTGATCAAGCTGAACCAGATAGGCACGGTAACCGAAACCCTGGACACCATCGAGCTGGCCAAGACGGCCGGGTACACCAACGTGGTCTCCCACCGCTCGGGCGAAACCGGGGATACCTTCATCGCCGACCTGGCCGTGGCCGTGAACGCGGGCCAGATCAAGACCGGCTCCCTGTGCCGCTCGGATAGGCTCGAAAAGTACAACCAGCTCCTGCGCATCGAGGAGGAGCTCGACGAGGACGGCGTCTACTACGGCCCCATCCTGGCGGGCAGCTTCTTCGACGAATAG
- the metW gene encoding methionine biosynthesis protein MetW, with translation MRFDLQVLASWIEPGSRVLDLGCRTGSLLAHLTKEKSIIGTGVEIDEEAAGRAIAKGLSVIHGDIYEEIEDYPDNAFDYVILSQALMQVLDPETLIREMLRVGRLGIVSFPNFTHYRNRLQMLFTGRAPMSKELPYEWYNTPNIRVIPIIDFRRFCKHLGVPIVKEMAISTHHHDEQGKVITFLPNLFATFGIFMLGQRR, from the coding sequence ATGAGATTCGACCTCCAAGTCCTCGCCTCCTGGATCGAACCCGGCAGCCGCGTCCTCGACCTCGGCTGCCGCACCGGCTCGCTCCTGGCCCACCTGACCAAAGAAAAATCCATCATCGGCACCGGCGTCGAGATCGACGAAGAGGCCGCGGGCCGGGCCATCGCCAAGGGCCTCTCCGTCATCCACGGCGACATCTACGAGGAAATCGAGGACTATCCGGACAACGCCTTCGACTACGTCATCCTCTCCCAGGCCCTCATGCAGGTCCTGGACCCCGAAACCCTTATCCGCGAAATGCTCCGCGTGGGACGGCTCGGCATCGTTTCCTTCCCCAATTTCACCCACTACAGAAACCGGCTCCAGATGCTCTTCACCGGACGCGCGCCCATGTCCAAGGAGCTCCCCTACGAGTGGTACAACACCCCCAACATCCGGGTCATTCCCATCATCGACTTCCGCCGTTTCTGCAAACACCTCGGCGTGCCCATCGTCAAGGAGATGGCCATTTCCACCCACCACCACGACGAACAGGGCAAGGTCATCACCTTCCTGCCCAACCTCTTCGCCACCTTCGGCATCTTCATGCTCGGCCAAAGGCGATAG
- a CDS encoding homoserine O-acetyltransferase, giving the protein MSEYIDQIETGESVGLVEKKFFTFGADEPMELESGRRLGPVTLAYETCGTLNADRTNAILVCHALTGDSHVAGFYAEDEPKPGWWDLMVGPGKPIDTDKYFVICSNVIGGCMGSTGPASENPETGRPYGAAFPVVTIGDMVRAQRRLVDSLGIDTLLAVIGGSVGGMQVLEWSVRYPDRVHAAIPLATTVKHSAQAIAFNEVARQAIMADPNWNRGDYYDADKPEHGLAVARMVGHITYLSDESMRHKFDRRLQDRVELSFDFEADFQVESYLRYQGNKFVDRFDANSFLYLTKAADYFNLENHYGDGSLVAAFSRASCRYLVVSFTSDWLYPTYQSKTMVKAMKKNSLDVSFCEIEAPWGHDAFLLPNTRLCDLLSGFLNKVCQHCRIGAAQ; this is encoded by the coding sequence ATGAGTGAATATATCGACCAGATCGAGACCGGCGAGTCCGTGGGGCTGGTGGAGAAGAAATTTTTCACCTTCGGCGCGGACGAGCCCATGGAACTCGAATCCGGGCGCAGGCTCGGGCCCGTCACCCTGGCCTACGAGACCTGTGGCACCCTCAACGCGGACAGAACCAACGCCATCCTGGTCTGCCACGCCTTGACCGGGGACTCGCACGTGGCCGGGTTCTACGCCGAGGACGAGCCCAAACCCGGCTGGTGGGACCTCATGGTCGGCCCCGGCAAGCCCATCGACACGGACAAGTATTTCGTCATCTGCTCCAATGTCATCGGCGGCTGCATGGGCTCCACCGGCCCCGCCTCCGAGAACCCCGAGACCGGACGCCCCTACGGTGCCGCCTTTCCGGTGGTGACCATCGGCGACATGGTCCGCGCCCAGCGCCGCCTCGTGGACTCCCTCGGCATCGACACCCTGCTGGCCGTGATCGGCGGGTCCGTGGGCGGGATGCAGGTCCTGGAATGGTCCGTGCGCTACCCCGACCGCGTCCACGCCGCCATTCCCCTGGCCACCACCGTCAAGCACTCGGCCCAGGCCATCGCCTTCAACGAGGTCGCCCGCCAGGCGATCATGGCCGACCCCAACTGGAACCGGGGCGACTACTACGACGCGGACAAGCCCGAGCACGGCCTGGCCGTGGCCCGCATGGTCGGGCACATCACCTATCTGTCCGACGAATCCATGCGCCACAAGTTCGACCGCCGCCTCCAGGACCGCGTGGAACTCTCCTTCGACTTCGAGGCCGACTTCCAGGTGGAGTCCTACCTGCGCTACCAGGGCAACAAGTTCGTGGACCGTTTCGACGCCAACTCCTTCCTCTACCTGACCAAGGCAGCCGACTATTTCAATCTCGAAAACCACTACGGCGACGGCTCCCTGGTGGCCGCGTTCTCCCGCGCCTCCTGCCGCTATCTGGTCGTATCCTTCACCTCGGACTGGCTCTACCCCACCTACCAGTCCAAGACCATGGTCAAGGCCATGAAAAAGAACAGCCTGGACGTCTCTTTCTGTGAAATCGAGGCCCCCTGGGGACACGACGCCTTCCTGTTGCCCAACACCCGCCTCTGCGACCTGCTCTCCGGCTTCCTCAACAAGGTCTGCCAACACTGCCGCATCGGAGCCGCCCAATGA